In one Nicotiana sylvestris chromosome 8, ASM39365v2, whole genome shotgun sequence genomic region, the following are encoded:
- the LOC138875628 gene encoding uncharacterized protein produces the protein MDYETIKMTHQVSAIVHSMALKLEDLGAFIIPCTIGSADFAKAQCDLGASINFMPYSVFKTLGIGQPRLTSMRLQMADRTIKRPLGIIDDVLVRALVDVEAGELTFRVGDEKVVFHVCKSIKQPNSSEVCSFVDLVTVVIVDDTSAMINVEDPLEAVLLNLDE, from the exons atggattatgaaactatcaagatgacccaccaagttagtgcaatagtgcactcaatggccctGAAGCTAGAAGATCTCGGTGCTTTCATCATTccttgtaccattggaagtgcggaCTTTGCGAAAGCTcaatgtgatttgggggcaagtatcaactttatgccctactcagtttttaagactttgggtattgggcaaccgaggctgacttccatgagattgcaaatggcggatagaacaatAAAGAGACCTTTGGGtataattgatgatgttcttgttcgg gccttagttgatgtggaagcaggggaactcaccttccgggtgggtgatgagaaagtggtctttcatgtatgCAAGTCAAtaaagcagcccaacagttctgaagtgtgctcttttgtggatcttgtcacggtagtgatagttgatgatactagtgcaatgatcaatgttgAGGACCCTCTTGAGgcggtattgttgaatcttgatgaatga